In the Phaeobacter gallaeciensis genome, one interval contains:
- a CDS encoding response regulator transcription factor: MAQLKKILLVDDDDDLREALSEQLIMTEDFDVFEAENGQAAMERAKEALYDLVILDVGLPDTDGRELCRLLRKQGVKAPILMLTGHDSDADTILGLDAGANDYVTKPFKFPVLLARIRAQLRTHEQSEDAVFALGPYTFKPAMKLMETEDNRKIRLTEKETNILKFLYRSNDGVVARDVLLHEVWGYNAGVTTHTLETHIYRLRQKIEPDPSNARILVTESGGYRLST, translated from the coding sequence ATGGCGCAACTGAAGAAGATTTTGCTGGTAGACGATGACGACGATCTGCGCGAGGCGCTGAGCGAGCAGCTGATCATGACCGAGGACTTTGATGTCTTCGAAGCAGAGAACGGTCAGGCCGCCATGGAGCGGGCCAAGGAAGCGCTCTATGATCTGGTGATCCTCGACGTGGGGCTGCCCGATACAGATGGTCGCGAGCTGTGCCGCCTGCTGCGCAAACAGGGCGTCAAGGCACCGATCCTGATGCTCACCGGCCATGACAGCGACGCCGATACCATTCTCGGCCTTGACGCGGGCGCCAATGACTATGTGACCAAGCCGTTCAAATTCCCGGTGCTGCTGGCTCGGATCCGCGCCCAGCTGCGCACCCATGAACAGTCCGAAGACGCCGTCTTTGCGTTGGGTCCCTATACCTTCAAACCGGCGATGAAGCTGATGGAGACAGAGGACAACCGCAAGATTCGCCTGACCGAGAAGGAAACCAACATCCTGAAGTTCCTCTACCGGTCGAACGACGGTGTGGTGGCGCGCGATGTGCTGCTGCACGAGGTCTGGGGTTATAATGCCGGCGTGACCACTCATACGCTGGAAACCCATATCTATCGTCTGCGCCAGAAGATCGAACCCGATCCCTCCAATGCCCGTATTCTGGTAACGGAATCCGGTGGCTACCGCCTGTCGACCTGA